A stretch of Faecalibacterium duncaniae DNA encodes these proteins:
- the rpsQ gene encoding 30S ribosomal protein S17, with product MEERNLRKTRVGVVVSDKMDKTIVVAVKDSVQHPLYKKILKRTVKFKARDEQNECGIGDRVEIMECRPLSKDVRWRLVRIVEKAK from the coding sequence ATGGAAGAACGTAATCTGAGAAAGACCCGCGTCGGCGTTGTCGTGTCCGACAAGATGGATAAGACCATCGTGGTTGCCGTTAAGGATAGCGTGCAGCACCCCCTGTACAAGAAGATCCTGAAGCGTACCGTGAAGTTCAAGGCTCGTGACGAGCAGAACGAGTGCGGTATCGGTGACCGTGTTGAGATCATGGAGTGCCGCCCCCTGAGCAAGGATGTGCGCTGGCGCCTGGTCCGTATCGTTGAGAAGGCAAAGTAA
- the rpsS gene encoding 30S ribosomal protein S19, whose amino-acid sequence MGRSIKKGPFVQAALLKHVEAMNASGKKQVIKTWSRASTIFPEFVGHTFAVHDGRKHVPVYVTEDMVGHKLGEFVPTRTFKGHTGNSK is encoded by the coding sequence ATGGGTAGAAGCATTAAAAAAGGACCTTTCGTCCAGGCTGCTCTTCTGAAGCACGTTGAAGCAATGAACGCTTCCGGCAAGAAGCAGGTCATCAAGACCTGGAGCCGCGCCTCCACGATCTTCCCCGAATTCGTTGGTCACACCTTTGCCGTTCACGACGGCCGCAAGCATGTGCCTGTGTATGTGACTGAGGACATGGTTGGCCACAAGCTGGGTGAGTTCGTTCCCACCCGTACCTTCAAGGGCCACACCGGTAATTCTAAATAA
- the rpsJ gene encoding 30S ribosomal protein S10, translated as MAVKEKIRIRLQSYDAQLIDAAAEKIVETAKHTGARVSGPIPLPTDREIVTVLRATHKYKDSREQFESRTHKRLIDILKPSNKTVEALMSLQLPAGVDIEIKL; from the coding sequence ATGGCAGTCAAAGAGAAAATCAGAATCCGTCTGCAGAGCTATGATGCTCAGCTGATCGATGCCGCAGCAGAGAAGATCGTGGAGACCGCAAAGCACACTGGTGCCCGCGTGTCCGGCCCCATCCCCCTGCCCACCGATCGTGAGATCGTTACCGTTCTGCGCGCTACCCACAAGTACAAGGATAGCCGCGAGCAGTTCGAGAGCCGCACTCATAAGCGTCTGATCGACATTCTGAAGCCGTCCAACAAGACGGTCGAGGCTCTGATGAGCCTCCAGCTCCCCGCTGGCGTGGACATCGAGATCAAGCTGTAA
- the rplX gene encoding 50S ribosomal protein L24 — MNNLHVKTGDNVMIISGKDKGHTGKVLQVSPSENKVIVEGQNMVTKHVKPRRQGEQGGIVKAEGAMYASKVMPICPKCGKAVRVGHVEKDGKMVRVCKKCGAEL; from the coding sequence ATGAATAATCTTCATGTTAAAACCGGCGACAACGTTATGATCATCAGCGGCAAGGACAAGGGCCACACTGGTAAGGTCCTGCAGGTCAGCCCCTCTGAGAACAAGGTCATCGTTGAGGGCCAGAACATGGTTACCAAGCACGTCAAGCCTCGTCGTCAGGGCGAGCAGGGCGGCATCGTGAAGGCTGAGGGTGCTATGTACGCATCCAAGGTCATGCCCATCTGCCCCAAGTGCGGCAAGGCCGTGCGCGTGGGCCATGTCGAGAAGGACGGTAAGATGGTCCGCGTCTGCAAGAAGTGCGGCGCTGAGCTGTAA
- the rpsE gene encoding 30S ribosomal protein S5, which translates to MAMRNREDDGMITKVVSINRVSKTVKGGRIMKFAALVVVGDGKGTIGYGIGKSGEVPEAIRKGEAAAKKNMHKVALKGTTIPHEIVGKYGAGAVLLKPAAPGTGMIAGGPVRAVIEAAGIKDVRAKSMRSNNPINVVSATFAGLCGLVSAESVAEKRGKTVSEILG; encoded by the coding sequence ATGGCTATGAGAAACCGTGAAGACGACGGCATGATCACCAAGGTTGTCTCCATCAACCGCGTTTCCAAGACTGTCAAGGGCGGCCGCATCATGAAGTTTGCCGCTCTGGTTGTCGTGGGCGACGGCAAGGGCACCATCGGTTATGGCATCGGCAAGTCTGGCGAAGTGCCTGAGGCAATCCGCAAGGGCGAGGCTGCTGCAAAGAAGAACATGCACAAGGTTGCCCTGAAGGGCACCACCATCCCCCACGAGATCGTCGGCAAGTACGGCGCAGGTGCCGTTCTGCTCAAGCCGGCTGCACCCGGTACCGGCATGATCGCCGGCGGCCCTGTGCGTGCCGTCATTGAGGCTGCTGGCATCAAGGACGTCCGTGCGAAGTCTATGCGTTCCAACAACCCCATCAACGTTGTTTCTGCTACCTTCGCAGGTCTGTGCGGCCTGGTCAGCGCGGAGTCCGTCGCTGAGAAGCGCGGCAAGACCGTGAGTGAGATTCTGGGTTAA
- the rplE gene encoding 50S ribosomal protein L5 translates to MARLKEQYVNEIAPALNSKFGYKSVMQIPKLDKVVINVACGEAKDNEKILEAVMKDLGQITGQKAVVCRAKKSVANFKLRQGTPIGCKVTLRGERMYEFVDRFFNVALPRVRDFRGINGNGFDGRGNFACGIKEQIIFPEIDFDKVDAVRGMDVCFVTTAKTDEEGKELLKALGAPFATENN, encoded by the coding sequence ATGGCTCGTTTGAAAGAACAGTATGTCAATGAAATTGCTCCTGCTCTGAACTCTAAGTTCGGTTACAAGAGCGTTATGCAGATCCCCAAGCTGGACAAGGTCGTCATCAACGTTGCCTGCGGCGAAGCCAAGGACAACGAGAAGATCCTGGAAGCTGTTATGAAGGATCTGGGCCAGATCACTGGCCAGAAGGCAGTCGTCTGCCGTGCCAAGAAGAGCGTTGCTAACTTCAAGCTGCGCCAGGGCACTCCCATCGGCTGCAAGGTCACCCTGCGTGGTGAGCGTATGTACGAGTTTGTCGATCGTTTCTTCAACGTCGCTCTGCCCCGTGTCCGCGACTTCCGCGGCATCAACGGCAACGGCTTTGACGGCCGCGGCAACTTTGCATGCGGCATCAAGGAGCAGATCATCTTCCCCGAGATCGACTTTGATAAGGTCGATGCAGTCCGCGGCATGGATGTCTGCTTTGTTACCACCGCTAAGACCGACGAAGAGGGCAAGGAGCTGCTGAAGGCTCTGGGTGCTCCGTTCGCTACCGAGAATAACTAA
- the rpmD gene encoding 50S ribosomal protein L30, which yields MADKMLKIELKKSLIGRGAKQIATAEALGLKKPGDVTVQPDNAATQGKIAKIGFMLSVTEA from the coding sequence ATGGCAGATAAGATGCTCAAGATCGAGCTGAAGAAGAGCCTGATCGGCCGCGGCGCTAAGCAGATCGCTACCGCTGAGGCCCTGGGCCTGAAGAAGCCGGGCGACGTTACCGTTCAGCCTGACAATGCCGCTACGCAGGGCAAGATCGCAAAGATCGGCTTTATGCTCAGCGTCACCGAAGCCTAA
- the rpmC gene encoding 50S ribosomal protein L29: MKANELREMQTAELTSKLVDLKAELFNLRFQHAINQLENPGRIDAVKKDIARVMTVLAEKQ, from the coding sequence ATGAAGGCTAATGAACTCCGCGAAATGCAGACCGCAGAGCTGACCAGCAAGCTGGTCGACCTGAAGGCTGAGCTGTTTAACCTGCGCTTCCAGCATGCCATCAACCAGCTGGAGAACCCCGGCCGCATCGACGCAGTCAAGAAGGACATCGCCCGCGTGATGACCGTTCTGGCTGAGAAGCAGTAA
- the rplB gene encoding 50S ribosomal protein L2, with product MAIKKYGPTTPGRRGMTVTDYSVLSKVAPERSLLEPMKKHSGRNNTGRITVRHQGGGNRTKYRVIDFKRQKTDIPATVKTLEYDPNRSAFIALVEYTDGVKSYIIAPDGLKVGDVVISSKSADIKPGNCLPFENIPVGTIIHNIELYPGRGAQLVRSAGNMAQLMAKENGYALVRLPSGEMRNVAVNCTAVVGQVSNIDHENVNLGKAGRKRHMGVRPGSRGTVMNPCDHPHGGGEGRAPVGHSGPMTPWGKPALGLKTRKHHKRSDKLIVKRAGK from the coding sequence ATGGCTATCAAGAAGTATGGCCCCACTACTCCGGGCCGCCGCGGCATGACCGTCACGGATTACAGCGTCCTGAGCAAGGTCGCTCCCGAGCGCAGCCTGCTGGAGCCCATGAAGAAGCACAGCGGCCGCAACAACACCGGTCGTATCACCGTCCGCCACCAGGGCGGCGGCAACCGCACCAAGTATCGTGTCATCGACTTCAAGCGTCAGAAGACCGATATCCCCGCTACCGTCAAGACTCTCGAGTATGATCCGAACCGCAGCGCATTCATCGCTCTGGTCGAGTACACCGATGGCGTTAAGAGCTACATCATTGCTCCCGATGGCCTGAAGGTGGGCGATGTGGTCATCAGCAGCAAGTCTGCCGACATCAAGCCCGGCAACTGCCTGCCCTTCGAGAACATCCCCGTTGGTACCATCATCCACAACATCGAGCTGTATCCCGGCCGCGGCGCTCAGCTGGTTCGTTCCGCTGGCAACATGGCTCAGCTGATGGCTAAGGAGAATGGCTACGCTCTGGTTCGTCTGCCCTCCGGTGAGATGCGCAACGTGGCCGTGAACTGCACCGCAGTTGTGGGCCAGGTTTCCAACATCGACCACGAGAACGTCAACCTGGGCAAGGCCGGCCGTAAGCGCCACATGGGCGTTCGTCCCGGCAGCCGTGGTACCGTTATGAACCCCTGCGACCACCCCCACGGCGGTGGCGAGGGCCGCGCACCTGTTGGTCACTCCGGTCCTATGACTCCCTGGGGCAAGCCCGCTCTGGGTCTCAAGACTCGCAAGCATCATAAGCGCTCCGATAAGCTCATCGTGAAGCGTGCAGGTAAGTAA
- the rplF gene encoding 50S ribosomal protein L6: MSRIGRKPIVIPAGVTVTVDEAAHTVAVKGPKGSLNSNFHPLMTVKVEGNEVLVTRPNDDPQARSLHGLTRTNIANMVNGVVNGYEKKLEIVGVGLRCQKQGSNLVMNLGFSHQVNVPDTEDCTIVWQDPNHFSVTGIDKQKVGQYAAEIRAKKPPEPYKGKGIRYAGEVVKHKEGKAGKGKK, translated from the coding sequence ATGTCGAGAATTGGAAGAAAACCCATCGTCATTCCTGCCGGCGTCACTGTTACTGTTGATGAAGCAGCACACACCGTCGCTGTCAAGGGCCCCAAGGGCAGCCTGAATTCCAACTTCCACCCCCTGATGACCGTTAAGGTCGAGGGCAATGAAGTTCTGGTCACCCGCCCCAATGACGATCCCCAGGCCCGCAGCCTGCACGGCCTGACCCGTACCAACATCGCTAACATGGTCAACGGTGTTGTGAACGGCTACGAGAAGAAGCTGGAGATCGTGGGCGTTGGCCTGCGTTGCCAGAAGCAGGGCTCCAACCTGGTTATGAACCTGGGCTTCTCCCACCAGGTGAATGTCCCCGATACCGAGGACTGCACCATCGTGTGGCAGGACCCCAACCACTTCTCTGTCACTGGTATTGACAAGCAGAAGGTGGGCCAGTACGCCGCCGAGATCCGCGCCAAGAAGCCGCCCGAACCCTACAAGGGCAAGGGCATCCGCTACGCAGGCGAGGTTGTCAAGCACAAAGAAGGCAAGGCCGGCAAGGGCAAGAAATAA
- the rpsC gene encoding 30S ribosomal protein S3: MGQKVNPHGIRVGVIKDWDSRWFASKKDFSDNLVEDHKIRTELKAQLKDAGVPKIEIERTVDPSTSAPRVTVNIYCAKPGMVIGKGGEERVALQNKLTKEYGKTVIVNVIEVKSASTNAQLVAEDIARQLENRVTFRRAMKQCMRNAMSPRDRSTVPAKGIKAMCSGRLGGADIARTESYHEGTIPLQTLRADIDYGFAEAATTYGRIGVKVWVYKGEVLKSAKTAQKKEGGNK; encoded by the coding sequence ATGGGCCAGAAAGTAAATCCGCACGGCATTCGTGTCGGCGTTATTAAAGACTGGGACAGCCGCTGGTTTGCCTCCAAGAAGGATTTCAGCGATAACCTCGTCGAGGATCACAAGATCCGCACTGAGCTGAAGGCTCAGCTGAAGGACGCTGGTGTCCCCAAGATCGAGATCGAGCGTACTGTGGATCCTTCCACTTCCGCTCCTCGCGTGACTGTTAACATCTACTGCGCTAAGCCGGGCATGGTCATCGGCAAGGGCGGTGAGGAGCGCGTTGCTCTGCAGAACAAGCTGACCAAGGAGTATGGCAAGACTGTGATCGTCAATGTCATCGAGGTCAAGAGCGCTTCCACCAACGCACAGCTGGTTGCTGAGGACATCGCTCGTCAGCTGGAGAACCGTGTGACCTTCCGCCGTGCCATGAAGCAGTGCATGCGCAATGCTATGAGCCCCCGCGATCGTTCCACCGTTCCCGCTAAGGGCATCAAGGCTATGTGCTCCGGCCGTCTGGGCGGCGCTGATATCGCTCGTACTGAGAGCTATCACGAGGGCACCATCCCCCTGCAGACCCTGCGTGCCGACATCGACTACGGCTTTGCTGAGGCTGCTACCACCTACGGCCGCATCGGCGTTAAGGTGTGGGTCTACAAGGGCGAGGTCCTGAAGAGCGCTAAGACCGCTCAGAAGAAGGAAGGAGGCAACAAGTAA
- the rplD gene encoding 50S ribosomal protein L4, producing the protein MAKFNVVDMNGQHVSEIELSDAVFGITPNEKAVHIAVVNFLANQRQGTQNTKIRMEVSGGGKKPWRQKGTGHARQGSIRAPQWTHGGVALGPKPRSYNYHINNKVKRLALLSVLSDKAANGNMVVVDKFTCDEYKTKAVVAMLNAVGAGKKNLLVNETVDAKFVKSAGNIAGVKTTFAGSVNTYDVLNADKLIISVDAAKKLEEVLG; encoded by the coding sequence ATGGCAAAGTTTAATGTAGTCGATATGAACGGTCAGCACGTTAGCGAGATCGAGCTTTCCGACGCCGTGTTCGGTATCACCCCGAACGAGAAGGCTGTCCACATTGCTGTGGTGAACTTCCTGGCCAACCAGCGTCAGGGCACCCAGAACACCAAGATCCGCATGGAAGTTTCCGGCGGCGGCAAGAAGCCCTGGCGTCAGAAGGGCACCGGCCACGCTCGTCAGGGCTCCATCCGTGCTCCCCAGTGGACTCACGGCGGCGTTGCTCTGGGCCCCAAGCCCCGCAGCTACAACTACCACATCAACAACAAGGTCAAGCGCCTGGCTCTGCTGAGCGTTCTGTCTGACAAGGCTGCCAATGGCAACATGGTCGTTGTTGATAAGTTCACCTGCGACGAGTACAAGACCAAGGCTGTGGTTGCAATGCTGAACGCTGTTGGCGCTGGCAAGAAGAACCTGCTGGTCAACGAGACCGTCGATGCAAAGTTCGTCAAGAGCGCTGGCAACATTGCCGGTGTCAAGACCACCTTTGCAGGCAGCGTGAACACCTACGATGTGCTGAACGCCGACAAGCTGATCATCAGCGTCGACGCAGCTAAGAAGCTCGAGGAGGTGCTTGGCTAA
- the rplN gene encoding 50S ribosomal protein L14 — MVQMQTYLKVADNTGAKELMCFRVLGGTRKRYANIGDVVVCSVKKAAPGGSVKKGDVVKAVIVRSKHGVRRDDGSYIRFDENAAVIVMADKNPKGTRIFGPVARELRDAGYTKILSLAPESL; from the coding sequence ATGGTTCAGATGCAAACTTATCTCAAAGTTGCCGACAACACCGGTGCCAAGGAGCTGATGTGCTTCCGTGTGCTGGGCGGCACCCGCAAGAGATACGCAAACATTGGTGACGTCGTGGTCTGCTCTGTCAAGAAGGCAGCCCCCGGCGGCTCCGTTAAGAAGGGCGACGTCGTCAAGGCTGTCATCGTGCGCAGCAAGCATGGCGTGCGCCGCGACGACGGTTCCTACATCCGTTTTGATGAGAACGCCGCCGTTATCGTTATGGCCGACAAGAACCCCAAGGGTACCCGTATCTTTGGACCTGTTGCTCGCGAGCTGCGTGATGCCGGCTACACCAAGATCCTGAGCCTGGCTCCGGAATCGCTGTAA
- the rplC gene encoding 50S ribosomal protein L3: MVKGIIGKKVGMTQLFDESGKVIPVTVIEAGPCTVVQKKTVESDGYQAVQLGFGEVSAKKVNKAAAGHFKKANVAPKKTLREFRLEDVSAMNVGDVLKADVFAAGDKVDVAGVSKGKGYQGVIKRFGQHRLRESHGTGPVARHAGSMGAISNPSRVFPGKRLPGHMGFVRVTVQNLTVVKVDTENNLIAVKGAVPGSKGTIVTLANSVKA, translated from the coding sequence ATGGTTAAAGGCATTATCGGCAAGAAAGTCGGTATGACCCAGCTGTTCGATGAGAGCGGCAAGGTTATTCCCGTAACTGTCATCGAGGCTGGTCCCTGCACCGTGGTGCAGAAGAAGACCGTCGAGAGCGATGGTTACCAGGCTGTCCAGCTGGGCTTCGGCGAGGTTTCCGCCAAGAAGGTCAACAAGGCAGCTGCAGGTCACTTCAAGAAGGCAAACGTTGCCCCCAAGAAGACCCTGCGCGAGTTCCGTCTGGAAGATGTTTCCGCAATGAACGTTGGCGACGTGCTGAAGGCTGATGTCTTCGCAGCAGGCGACAAGGTTGACGTTGCAGGCGTTTCCAAGGGCAAGGGCTACCAGGGCGTTATCAAGCGCTTTGGCCAGCACCGTCTGCGTGAGAGCCACGGCACCGGCCCTGTTGCTCGTCATGCAGGTTCTATGGGCGCTATTTCCAACCCCTCTCGTGTGTTCCCCGGCAAGCGCCTGCCCGGTCACATGGGCTTTGTGCGGGTCACCGTGCAGAACCTGACCGTTGTCAAGGTTGACACCGAGAACAATCTGATCGCTGTCAAGGGTGCGGTTCCCGGCTCCAAGGGCACCATCGTCACTCTGGCCAACAGCGTGAAGGCGTAA
- the rpsH gene encoding 30S ribosomal protein S8 yields MQITDPIADLLTRIRNASTAKHPSVEIPASNMKKAICQILVDEGYIKGMQVKNDTVQGTIVVTLKYQANGEPVIAGLRRVSKPGLRIYTNCEDMPKVMKGLGTAIISTSKGIMTDKAARAAHVGGEVLAFVW; encoded by the coding sequence ATGCAGATTACTGATCCTATCGCGGACCTGCTGACTCGCATCCGCAACGCTAGCACTGCCAAACACCCTTCTGTGGAGATCCCCGCTTCCAACATGAAGAAGGCTATCTGCCAGATTCTGGTTGACGAGGGCTACATCAAGGGCATGCAGGTGAAGAACGACACCGTTCAGGGCACCATCGTTGTCACCCTGAAGTACCAGGCTAACGGCGAGCCCGTTATCGCTGGCCTGCGCCGCGTGTCCAAGCCCGGCCTGCGCATCTACACCAACTGCGAGGATATGCCGAAGGTCATGAAGGGCCTGGGCACCGCAATCATTTCCACCTCTAAGGGCATTATGACCGATAAGGCTGCTCGTGCTGCGCACGTTGGCGGCGAGGTCCTGGCCTTTGTGTGGTAA
- the rplO gene encoding 50S ribosomal protein L15, whose protein sequence is MKLHELHAIPGANKAVTRKGRGIGSGNGKTAGFGSKGQKARSGVKHAGFEGGQMPLARRLPKVGFNNIFATQYAIVNVADLEAAFNAGDVVDTEALKAKGLVKKTLDGVKVLGNGELTKALTVKAAAYSASAKEKIEKAGGKAEVM, encoded by the coding sequence ATGAAACTTCATGAACTGCACGCTATTCCCGGTGCAAACAAGGCTGTGACCCGCAAGGGCCGCGGCATTGGCTCCGGCAATGGCAAGACTGCCGGTTTCGGCAGCAAGGGCCAGAAGGCCCGTTCCGGCGTGAAGCACGCTGGTTTCGAGGGCGGCCAGATGCCTCTGGCACGCCGCCTGCCGAAGGTTGGCTTTAACAACATCTTTGCTACCCAGTACGCCATTGTTAACGTGGCTGACCTGGAAGCAGCTTTCAATGCTGGCGATGTCGTTGACACCGAGGCTCTGAAGGCAAAGGGTCTGGTCAAGAAGACTCTGGACGGTGTTAAGGTCCTGGGCAACGGCGAGCTGACCAAGGCTCTGACCGTCAAGGCCGCAGCCTATTCCGCTTCTGCCAAAG
- the rplR gene encoding 50S ribosomal protein L18: MVKQIDKNEARLRRHRRVRNKISGTAARPRLDVFRSAKHIYAQIIDDEQGVTLVSASTMDKDFNGFGGNVEAAAEIGKKVAAKALEKGITEVVFDRGGYVYHGRVKALADGAREGGLKL; encoded by the coding sequence ATGGTTAAGCAGATCGACAAGAACGAAGCTCGTCTTCGTCGTCATCGCCGCGTTCGCAACAAGATCAGCGGCACCGCAGCACGTCCCCGTCTGGATGTTTTCCGCTCCGCCAAGCACATTTACGCTCAGATCATCGATGATGAGCAGGGCGTGACCCTGGTGTCTGCATCCACTATGGACAAGGACTTCAATGGTTTCGGCGGCAACGTCGAGGCCGCAGCTGAGATCGGCAAGAAGGTCGCAGCAAAGGCTCTGGAAAAGGGCATCACCGAGGTCGTGTTCGACCGTGGTGGCTACGTTTATCATGGCCGTGTTAAGGCCCTGGCTGATGGCGCCCGTGAGGGCGGCCTGAAGCTGTAA
- the rplW gene encoding 50S ribosomal protein L23, translating into MKTAHDIILKPVITENSMAGIADKKYTFKVATDATKVEIAQAVETLFPGAKVAKVNTISVRGRFRRQGMHAGYTAASKKAIVTLTKDSKEIEFFNSMV; encoded by the coding sequence ATGAAAACCGCACATGATATCATCCTGAAGCCGGTCATTACCGAGAACTCCATGGCTGGCATCGCTGATAAGAAGTACACCTTCAAGGTTGCTACTGATGCCACCAAGGTCGAGATCGCTCAGGCTGTCGAGACCCTGTTCCCCGGCGCTAAGGTCGCTAAGGTCAACACCATTTCCGTGCGTGGCCGCTTCCGCCGCCAGGGCATGCATGCTGGTTACACTGCCGCTTCCAAGAAGGCAATCGTGACCCTGACCAAGGACTCCAAGGAAATCGAGTTCTTCAACAGCATGGTCTAA
- the rplP gene encoding 50S ribosomal protein L16: MLLPKRVKYRRVQRGRMTGKATRGNVVCQGQYGLVALEPAWISSTQIEAARVAMTRYIKRGGKVWIKIFPDKPVTEKPAETRMGSGKGSPEYWVAVVKPGRVLFELADVDEATAREALRLAMHKLPIKCKFAVREDSVKEDGTNEG; this comes from the coding sequence ATGTTACTGCCTAAGCGTGTTAAGTACCGCCGCGTTCAGCGCGGCCGCATGACCGGCAAGGCTACCCGCGGCAACGTGGTGTGCCAGGGCCAGTACGGCCTTGTTGCTCTGGAGCCGGCATGGATCTCTTCCACCCAGATCGAGGCTGCTCGTGTTGCCATGACTCGTTACATCAAGCGTGGCGGCAAGGTGTGGATCAAGATCTTCCCCGATAAGCCCGTTACTGAGAAGCCCGCTGAGACCCGCATGGGTTCCGGTAAAGGCTCTCCCGAGTACTGGGTTGCTGTCGTTAAGCCCGGCCGCGTTCTGTTCGAGCTGGCAGATGTCGATGAGGCAACTGCTCGCGAGGCTCTGCGCCTGGCTATGCACAAGCTGCCCATCAAGTGCAAATTTGCAGTCCGTGAGGACTCCGTGAAGGAGGATGGCACCAATGAAGGCTAA
- a CDS encoding type Z 30S ribosomal protein S14: protein MAKLSMKLKQSRPAKFSTRAYTRCRICGRPHSVLRKYGVCRVCFRELAYKGEIPGVKKASW from the coding sequence ATGGCTAAACTGTCTATGAAGCTGAAGCAGTCTCGTCCTGCTAAGTTCTCTACCCGTGCATACACCCGCTGCCGCATCTGCGGCCGCCCCCACTCCGTGCTGCGCAAGTACGGCGTGTGCCGTGTGTGCTTCCGTGAGCTGGCCTACAAGGGCGAGATCCCGGGCGTGAAGAAGGCTTCCTGGTAA
- the rplV gene encoding 50S ribosomal protein L22: MEARAILRYARISPRKVSIVMDLIRNKPLDEALAILQYTPKAACEPLLKLVKSAAANAENNFNMDKNNLYVAECYVCPGPTLKRMMPRAQGRGYRILKRTSHMTVVLKEKE, from the coding sequence ATGGAAGCTCGGGCAATTCTTCGTTATGCCCGCATTAGTCCCCGTAAGGTGTCTATCGTTATGGACCTGATCCGTAACAAGCCCCTGGACGAAGCGCTGGCAATCCTGCAGTACACCCCGAAGGCCGCTTGTGAGCCCCTTCTGAAGCTGGTGAAGTCTGCAGCCGCTAATGCGGAAAACAACTTCAATATGGACAAGAACAATCTGTACGTTGCTGAGTGCTACGTGTGCCCCGGCCCCACGCTGAAGCGCATGATGCCTCGTGCACAGGGCCGCGGCTACCGCATCCTGAAGCGCACCAGCCACATGACCGTTGTTCTGAAAGAGAAAGAGTAA